One Kiritimatiellia bacterium genomic region harbors:
- a CDS encoding protein arginine kinase, whose translation MNLDKLVNQPCAWLAVGSSEGPVVSSRIRLARNVRDAAFPGWAGPDECERLWNRIAPVLSGVPSLQPAEAVAMGDLSELGRQILFERHLISREQAEKTRGSGLVFRGDETLSVMVNEEDHLRLQGMRPGLSLRELWKDVDRLDSEIEERLDYAFSSKLGYLTACPTNVGTGLRASVMLHLPGLVLMNEINPVIKGMGKIGLAVRGLWGEGTEAAGNMFQISNQITLGDPEDQIIHLIEQIVQEIVEHERNARARLLERRETVVRDHVGRAYGILCHAHILTSKEALDLLSGLRLGIDLGILPAVSRQVVDELMLLTQPGHLQKLESKALKPKERDRYRARLVRERLAAETRRRKE comes from the coding sequence ATGAATCTGGACAAACTCGTCAACCAACCGTGCGCGTGGCTCGCGGTGGGCTCGAGTGAGGGACCGGTCGTTAGCAGCCGCATACGCCTCGCTCGCAACGTCAGGGACGCCGCCTTTCCTGGCTGGGCCGGACCGGACGAATGCGAACGACTTTGGAACCGCATCGCCCCCGTCCTCTCCGGTGTGCCTTCGCTGCAGCCGGCCGAAGCGGTCGCGATGGGAGATTTGTCGGAACTGGGCCGCCAAATTCTGTTTGAGCGCCATTTGATCAGCCGGGAACAAGCGGAAAAAACCCGCGGCAGCGGCTTGGTCTTTCGCGGCGACGAAACCCTGTCGGTGATGGTCAACGAGGAAGACCACCTCCGGCTGCAGGGGATGCGCCCCGGCCTCAGCTTGCGCGAATTGTGGAAAGACGTCGACCGGCTCGACTCGGAAATCGAGGAGCGGCTTGACTACGCCTTTTCCTCGAAGCTGGGCTACCTGACGGCGTGCCCCACGAATGTCGGGACGGGGCTTCGGGCGAGCGTCATGCTTCACCTTCCCGGATTGGTACTGATGAACGAGATCAATCCCGTCATCAAAGGGATGGGGAAGATCGGGTTGGCGGTTCGTGGTCTCTGGGGCGAGGGGACGGAAGCGGCCGGTAACATGTTCCAAATTTCCAATCAGATCACACTCGGCGATCCCGAGGATCAGATTATCCATCTCATCGAGCAGATTGTGCAGGAAATTGTTGAGCACGAACGGAACGCGCGGGCCCGGCTGTTGGAGCGGCGCGAGACCGTCGTGCGGGACCACGTCGGACGCGCATACGGGATCCTGTGCCATGCACATATCCTCACATCCAAGGAAGCGCTCGATCTCCTGTCGGGTTTGCGTTTGGGGATTGATTTGGGTATATTGCCAGCGGTGAGTCGGCAGGTCGTCGACGAGCTCATGTTGTTGACGCAGCCGGGTCACCTGCAAAAATTGGAGTCGAAAGCGTTGAAACCGAAGGAACGCGATCGGTACCGGGCCCGTTTGGTTCGGGAGCGGCTCGCCGCGGAGACCCGGCGCCGGAAAGAATGA